A DNA window from Sediminitomix flava contains the following coding sequences:
- a CDS encoding SusD/RagB family nutrient-binding outer membrane lipoprotein, which yields MTMKFFNKTIKVTAFAVAALFSSCDHFEEMNVNPNLPSQAATSGLLSNAQIAITGRFVGSMGHLGSQYTQQVSQVEYPAPSNYDDSGQSSFASVYSGALIDLKEIIKLCNDPDKAEKVVVYGNLENQKAVAEILSVWAFQNVTDVWGDVPYSEALKGDEGLFLSKYDTQEEIYDDLIARLTAASAAIKVDGTPKLEGDLFFGSEESDVQMMMWKKFANSLRLRMAMRLSEVNSSKADALINDADFDEILSSSDEVVALYHLSTEAEANPIYYTNVIAAGGDNIAISNIMVDHLTSLNDPRLASYATPSDAASEYIGVPYGMANDVALSISQDDFSLIGGKFADQDAPSIVMTASEVLFIKAEAIARGYISGGATEAEKAYNDAITTSMEFNGVATDDITTYLAQTSVAYDNANWRAMIGEQKWLALYMQGVEAWSEWRRLDYPTLTPSANGIINQIPRRRAYASDEYSTNTANVEAAATRITGGDFYTSTVWWDK from the coding sequence ATGACAATGAAATTTTTTAATAAAACAATAAAAGTAACTGCATTTGCAGTCGCGGCATTATTCTCTTCATGTGATCACTTTGAAGAAATGAATGTCAACCCTAACCTTCCATCTCAAGCAGCTACATCTGGCTTATTATCAAATGCTCAGATTGCTATTACAGGAAGATTTGTGGGAAGCATGGGACATTTGGGTAGTCAATACACACAGCAAGTTTCTCAGGTAGAATATCCTGCACCGTCAAACTATGATGATAGTGGACAATCTAGCTTTGCAAGTGTATATTCTGGTGCTTTGATTGATTTGAAAGAGATCATTAAACTCTGTAATGACCCTGATAAAGCAGAAAAGGTTGTTGTTTATGGAAACCTTGAAAACCAAAAAGCAGTAGCTGAAATTTTGAGTGTTTGGGCATTTCAAAATGTTACTGATGTATGGGGTGATGTTCCATACTCAGAGGCTTTAAAAGGTGATGAAGGGCTATTCCTTTCAAAATATGATACGCAAGAAGAAATCTATGATGATTTGATTGCTAGACTTACAGCTGCTTCTGCTGCTATTAAAGTTGACGGCACTCCAAAATTGGAAGGCGATTTATTCTTTGGTAGCGAGGAGAGTGATGTGCAAATGATGATGTGGAAAAAGTTTGCTAACTCATTACGTTTGAGAATGGCAATGCGTCTTTCAGAAGTAAATTCTTCAAAAGCTGATGCATTAATCAATGATGCTGATTTTGATGAAATTCTTTCAAGCTCAGACGAAGTAGTTGCTTTATATCATTTATCAACAGAAGCTGAAGCTAATCCAATTTATTACACGAATGTAATTGCAGCAGGTGGTGATAACATTGCAATATCAAATATAATGGTAGACCATTTAACTTCTTTAAATGATCCAAGATTAGCTTCATATGCTACTCCTAGTGATGCTGCTTCAGAGTATATTGGAGTACCTTACGGTATGGCAAATGATGTAGCTCTTTCTATATCACAGGATGATTTTTCTTTAATTGGAGGGAAATTTGCAGACCAAGATGCTCCATCGATCGTTATGACAGCTTCAGAAGTTTTATTTATTAAAGCTGAAGCAATTGCTAGAGGTTATATCTCTGGTGGTGCAACTGAAGCCGAAAAAGCATATAATGATGCTATTACTACTTCAATGGAATTTAATGGTGTAGCTACTGATGATATTACAACTTATTTAGCTCAGACTTCTGTTGCTTACGATAATGCAAATTGGAGAGCAATGATTGGAGAACAAAAGTGGTTAGCATTATACATGCAAGGAGTAGAAGCATGGTCAGAATGGAGACGTTTAGACTACCCTACTCTAACACCAAGTGCAAATGGTATCATTAATCAAATACCAAGAAGAAGAGCATATGCTTCTGATGAGTACTCTACTAATACTGCAAATGTAGAAGCAGCAGCTACTCGTATTACAGGAGGAGACTTCTATACATCTACTGTATGGTGGGATAAATAA
- a CDS encoding phosphodiester glycosidase family protein, translating to MKKRTLFKLCISLFGVLLLLLFKPLSNAHFLFTNGGDLVIDLARDTVLLYESDQVEVSEIKFRRSKIGDIQKLLYRISNPELYLIKFKKNKYNFSLSYNKEGESARSLVDGTTVFAINSSFYNEQGNSLGELIIDGQRFGEKSSSSGFFKVINGKAIVGPKSVFSLRLGHIDYSCQAHPSVMKNGKIWDYISRETLNQNQWSRKTYRNLCGMDKDGNICFLVSGNGGLVSVKEITEIGKSVGIRTASLFDAGSALQYRFSNDEFSLNFSASNNLLDLGKTVDRLFKELTGKKFYNISPVFIVYDDK from the coding sequence AAAAAAAGAACATTATTTAAACTGTGTATTTCTCTTTTTGGAGTTCTATTATTACTCCTTTTTAAACCTCTTAGTAATGCTCATTTTTTATTTACAAATGGAGGCGATTTAGTAATTGATCTGGCAAGAGATACCGTTCTATTGTATGAAAGTGATCAAGTAGAAGTGAGTGAAATAAAATTCCGTAGGTCAAAAATTGGAGATATACAGAAGCTTCTTTACCGAATTTCTAATCCTGAACTTTACTTGATTAAGTTTAAGAAGAATAAATACAATTTTAGTCTTAGCTATAATAAAGAAGGAGAGAGTGCTAGAAGTTTAGTTGATGGAACTACTGTTTTTGCTATAAACAGTTCTTTCTACAATGAGCAAGGTAATTCTTTAGGTGAACTGATTATTGATGGACAAAGGTTTGGAGAAAAAAGCTCTTCTTCGGGTTTCTTTAAAGTAATTAATGGGAAGGCTATTGTAGGTCCTAAAAGTGTTTTTAGTCTTAGACTAGGGCATATTGATTACTCTTGTCAAGCACATCCATCTGTGATGAAAAATGGTAAGATTTGGGATTATATTTCTAGAGAAACACTAAATCAAAACCAATGGAGTAGAAAAACTTACCGTAATCTCTGTGGTATGGATAAGGATGGAAATATCTGTTTCTTAGTTTCGGGGAATGGAGGTCTAGTTTCTGTAAAAGAAATTACTGAAATCGGCAAAAGTGTAGGGATTAGAACTGCTTCACTGTTTGATGCGGGTTCAGCTCTGCAATATCGATTTAGTAATGATGAATTCAGTCTTAACTTTAGTGCTTCAAATAATCTCTTAGATTTAGGAAAAACAGTTGATCGCTTATTCAAAGAGTTAACAGGGAAAAAGTTTTATAATATTTCACCAGTTTTTATTGTTTATGATGATAAATAA